From Mytilus edulis chromosome 9, xbMytEdul2.2, whole genome shotgun sequence, the proteins below share one genomic window:
- the LOC139489490 gene encoding core histone macro-H2A.1-like isoform X1, protein MSARGAKKKKITSQSAKAGVLFPVARMRRYLKGVTHHFRIGSGAPVYLAAVIEYLTAEILELAGNAARDNKRARVTPRHILLAVANDEELNRLLKNVTISSGGVLPHIHPELLTRRKGPKFQNVLPKPVAATPTKTKAKAKASATPPSPPAAKGKAGKATKAPKPAKGFAPSAEAVAATSAGGFTILSEKKLFLGQKMTVIQGDLVKIAADVIVHPTSSSFYMGGEVGSAIEKAGGKDFRKEVDELYKSHGALDTAGAAICSGHNFPAKFVIHVNSPTWGANNSQQLLEKATKNVLALADEKNIKSIAIPSISSGNAGFPKQTAAQIILRAINNYFVSVMGSSIKQVYFCLYDSESVAIYTSELAKLDS, encoded by the exons ATGTCCGCACGCGGTGCAAAGAAGAAAAAGATAACATCGCAATCTGCGAAAGCAGGTGTTTTGTTTCCAGTTGCAAGGATGCGCCGGTACCTGAAGGGAGTGACACATCATTTCCGTATCGGTTCTGGAGCTCCAGTCTATTTGGCAGCAGTCATAGAGTATCTAACTG CTGAGATATTAGAGTTGGCAGGAAATGCAGCTAGAGATAATAAAAGGGCTCGCGTAACTCCTCGACATATTCTTCTAGCAGTGGCTAATGATGAAGAATTAAATAGG TTATTAAAGAATGTAACAATTTCAAGTGGAGGTGTACTACCACATATTCATCCTGAATTGTTGACAAGAAGAAAAGGACCAAAGTTCCAGAATGTTCTCCCTAAACCTGTGGCAgcaaccccaacaaaaactaaaGCTAAAGCTAAAGCATCGGCTACTCCACCATCACCTCCTGCTGCTAAAGGCAAAGCAGGGAAAGCAACAAAAGCTCCCAAACCAGCAAAG GGCTTTGCACCATCAGCTGAAGCAGTAGCAGCAACATCAGCAGGTGGATTTACTATTCTATCAGAGAAAAAACTCTTCTTGGGACAAAAG ATGACAGTGATCCAAGGTGATTTAGTTAAAATAGCAGCTGATGTCATTGTACATCCTACCAGTTCTTCATTTTATATGGGTGGAGAAGTAGGATCAGCAATAGAGAAGGCAGGAGGAAAAGATTTCAGAAAAGAAGTAGATGAGTTGTACAAATCTCATGGTGCATTGGATACAGCTGGTG CTGCCATTTGTTCTGGACATAATTTCCCAGCAAAATTTGTCATACACGTAAATAGTCCAACATGGGGCGCTAATAATTCACAACAATTGTTAGAGAAGGCTACCAAGAATGTTTTAGCATTGgcagatgaaaaaaatatcaagtctATTGCAATTCCATCTATTAGTAGTGGAAA TGCTGGATTTCCCAAGCAGACGGCAGCACAGATCATATTAAGAGCAATCAACAACTACTTCGTTTCAGTCATGGGCAGCTCCATAAAACAAGTCTATTTTTGTCTCTACGATTCAGAGAGTGTAGCTATTTATACAAGTGAATTAGCTAAGCTTGATTCGTAG
- the LOC139489490 gene encoding core histone macro-H2A.1-like isoform X2, translating into MSARGAKKKKITSQSAKAGVLFPVARMRRYLKGVTHHFRIGSGAPVYLAAVIEYLTAEILELAGNAARDNKRARVTPRHILLAVANDEELNRLLKNVTISSGGVLPHIHPELLTRRKGPKFQNVLPKPVAATPTKTKAKAKASATPPSPPAAKGKAGKATKAPKPAKGFAPSAEAVAATSAGGFTILSEKKLFLGQKMTVIQGDLVKIAADVIVHPTSSSFYMGGEVGSAIEKAGGKDFRKEVDELYKSHGALDTAGAAICPGHNFPAKFVIHSHGPTWKSDNAQQLLEKTIHNAFKLADEKNLKSIAFPSVGSGRAGFPKQTAAQIILRAINNYFVSVMGSSIKQVYFCLYDSESVAIYTSELAKLDS; encoded by the exons ATGTCCGCACGCGGTGCAAAGAAGAAAAAGATAACATCGCAATCTGCGAAAGCAGGTGTTTTGTTTCCAGTTGCAAGGATGCGCCGGTACCTGAAGGGAGTGACACATCATTTCCGTATCGGTTCTGGAGCTCCAGTCTATTTGGCAGCAGTCATAGAGTATCTAACTG CTGAGATATTAGAGTTGGCAGGAAATGCAGCTAGAGATAATAAAAGGGCTCGCGTAACTCCTCGACATATTCTTCTAGCAGTGGCTAATGATGAAGAATTAAATAGG TTATTAAAGAATGTAACAATTTCAAGTGGAGGTGTACTACCACATATTCATCCTGAATTGTTGACAAGAAGAAAAGGACCAAAGTTCCAGAATGTTCTCCCTAAACCTGTGGCAgcaaccccaacaaaaactaaaGCTAAAGCTAAAGCATCGGCTACTCCACCATCACCTCCTGCTGCTAAAGGCAAAGCAGGGAAAGCAACAAAAGCTCCCAAACCAGCAAAG GGCTTTGCACCATCAGCTGAAGCAGTAGCAGCAACATCAGCAGGTGGATTTACTATTCTATCAGAGAAAAAACTCTTCTTGGGACAAAAG ATGACAGTGATCCAAGGTGATTTAGTTAAAATAGCAGCTGATGTCATTGTACATCCTACCAGTTCTTCATTTTATATGGGTGGAGAAGTAGGATCAGCAATAGAGAAGGCAGGAGGAAAAGATTTCAGAAAAGAAGTAGATGAGTTGTACAAATCTCATGGTGCATTGGATACAGCTGGTG CTGCTATATGCCCTGGTCACAACTTCCCAGCCAAGTTTGTAATACATAGTCATGGACCGACATGGAAATCTGACAATGCCCAACAACTGTTAGAAAAGACAATACATAATGCTTTTAAATTAGCTGATGAAAAGAATTTGAAAAGTATCGCTTTCCCTTCTGTCGGCAGTGGACG TGCTGGATTTCCCAAGCAGACGGCAGCACAGATCATATTAAGAGCAATCAACAACTACTTCGTTTCAGTCATGGGCAGCTCCATAAAACAAGTCTATTTTTGTCTCTACGATTCAGAGAGTGTAGCTATTTATACAAGTGAATTAGCTAAGCTTGATTCGTAG
- the LOC139487612 gene encoding biogenesis of lysosome-related organelles complex 1 subunit 2-like: protein MNQTEDAKETVEEVPEDVVQLCRETFKKTAEYLHGELDGTIEDYKLLENMNRITINKYSEMKSTAEDIAGRLQTLNDKYKQLQPFLDQIDQIEESVNTLEQAAYKLDNYSKRLENRFKNLERR from the exons ATGAATCAGACAGAGG atgCAAAAGAGACAGTAGAAGAGGTACCTGAAGATGTGGTACAGTTATGTAGAGAAACATTTAAAAAGACGGCAGAATATTTACATGGAGAATTAGATG GGACCATTGAAGATTATAAGTTACTAGAGAACATGAACAGAATTACCATTAACAAATACTCTGAAATGAAATCCACAGCTGAAGATATTGCTGGAAGATTACAGACACTTAATGATAAAT ACAAACAATTACAGCCATTCCTAGATCAGATTGATCAGATAGAAGAAAGTGTTAATACTTTGGAGCAGGCAGCATACAAACTAGATAACTACTCAAAACGTTTAG aGAACAGATTTAAGAATTTGGAGAGAAGATAG